Proteins from one Peromyscus eremicus chromosome 8a, PerEre_H2_v1, whole genome shotgun sequence genomic window:
- the Ppp1r9b gene encoding neurabin-2, protein MIGRERPGEQSEVAQLIQQTLEQERWQREMMEQRYAQYGEEDEETGEYATDEDEELSPTFPGGEMAIEVFELAENEDALSPVEMEPEKLVHKFKELQIKHAVTEAEIQQLKRKLQSLEQEKGRWRVEKAQLEQSVEENKERMEKLEGYWGEAQSLCQAVDEHLRETQAQYQALERKYSKAKRLIKDYQQKEIES, encoded by the exons ATGATTGGCCGGGAGCGGCCTGGGGAACAGAGCGAAGTGGCCCAGCTAATTCAGCAGACCttggagcaggagagatggcagCGGGAGATGATGGAGCAGAGATACGCCCAGTAtggagaggaggatgaggag ACAGGAGAGTACGCCACTGATGAAGATGAAGAACTGAGCCCCACGTTCCCAGGGGGTGAGATGGCCATCGAGGTGTTCGAACTAGCAGAGAATGAGGATGCACTGTCCCCTGTGGAGATGGAGCCAGAGAAGCTGGTGCACAAGTTCAAGGAG CTCCAGATCAAGCATGCTGTCACTGAAGCGGAAATCCAGCAGCTGAAGCGGAAG TTGCAGAGTCTGGAGCAGGAGAAAGGGCGCTGGCGGGTGGAGAAGGCCCAGCTGGAGCAGAGTGTGGAGGAGAACAAGGAGCGGATGGAGAAGTTGGAGGGCTACTGGGGTGAGGCCCAGAGCCTGTGCCAGGCCGTGGACGAGCACCTGCGGGAGACTCAGGCTCAGTATCAGGCCCTGGAGCGCAAGTACAGCAAGGCCAAACGTCTCATCAAGGACTACCAGCAAAA GGAGATCGAGTCCTGA